A single window of Coffea eugenioides isolate CCC68of chromosome 7, Ceug_1.0, whole genome shotgun sequence DNA harbors:
- the LOC113778590 gene encoding pentatricopeptide repeat-containing protein At4g19191, mitochondrial, with protein MNSGVRDAVSQGYPDKALILFRQMKQNGLEPSKLTFPFIAKACAKLSSLKCSQMVHTHMLKSPYYSDKYVQSGLVNMYVKCDQVENFAYAVFDRMHAREIAAWNAMLMGFVQASCFDRALCLFNEMMLDGVRPDSVTAMGLAQLASGLKDVKLLTSVHCLGIRIGVEADVSVANTWIAAYSRCGDLSLSEMVFNEIDLDVLTVVSWNSMITGCGNAGEGFMAMGLYHNMLYDGFRPDLSTILNLLGSFAKPNALFLGKLIHCHGVRLGCCSDVSVLNTLVCMYSRCADIDSARSLFDSIVDRTRVSWTVMIGSYAEKGDLEDAMALFHDMEAAGEQPDLVTVIYLISACGQVGVLDYGRWIDSYAISRGLKSDIRVSNALLYMYSKCGSVRDAEELFSSMNERTIVSWTAMISGYALNGQSGKALDYFNVMLKSGLEPNHITFLAVLQACVHAGLMEKGWELFHMMTELYKLSPGLDHHACMADLLGRQGKLKEALEYIQRMPIKPDAGIWAALLSACKIHRNADIGEYAAHHLFELEPQAAAPYVEMANIYASTGRWDGVASIRTKMKCNQVRKYPGESTIQVDGKSYTFRVNDKFHPKGCLIYEVLSSLGLYSKKQIDTFRSEEFF; from the coding sequence ATGAACTCTGGTGTAAGAGATGCAGTTAGCCAAGGCTACCCAGACAAAGCGCTTATTCTCTTCCGCCAAATGAAGCAAAACGGCTTAGAACCCAGCAAATTGACCTTCCCTTTCATAGCCAAAGCCTGTGCAAAACTCTCTAGCCTCAAGTGCTCCCAAATGGTGCACACCCATATGTTAAAATCTCCTTATTATTCAGATAAATATGTACAGTCGGGCTTGGTTAATATGTATGTAAAATGTGATCAGGTAGAAAATTTTGCTTACGCAGTGTTTGATAGAATGCATGCAAGGGAGATTGCTGCTTGGAATGCGATGCTCATGGGTTTCGTGCAAGCGTCGTGTTTTGATAGAGCTTTGTGTTTATTTAATGAGATGATGCTTGATGGGGTTAGACCGGATTCAGTTACGGCTATGGGGTTAGCACAGTTGGCTTCTGGTCTGAAGGATGTTAAATTATTGACTTCAGTTCACTGTCTGGGGATTAGAATTGGGGTAGAAGCTGATGTTTCAGTTGCTAACACTTGGATTGCTGCATATTCTAGATGCGGTGATTTATCCTTGTCTGAGATGGTTTTTAATGAAATTGATTTGGATGTTCTGACTGTTGTTTCTTGGAATTCAATGATTACTGGGTGTGGTAATGCAGGAGAAGGATTTATGGCTATGGGGTTGTACCATAatatgttatatgatggatttAGGCCTGACTTGAGTACCATTCTTAACTTGCTTGGATCATTTGCCAAACCTAATGCTTTGTTCCTTGGGAAGTTGATCCACTGTCATGGAGTTCGATTAGGTTGTTGCTCAGATGTTTCTGTTCTTAATACCCTTGTTTGTATGTACTCCAGATGTGCAGACATAGATTCGGCAAGAAGTTTGTTTGACTCCATAGTGGACAGAACTCGTGTTTCTTGGACTGTCATGATCGGTAGTTATGCTGAGAAAGGGGATTTGGAGGACGCAATGGCCTTGTTCCATGACATGGAAGCAGCTGGCGAGCAACCTGACTTAGTTACGGTGATATATTTAATTTCAGCCTGTGGCCAAGTTGGAGTCCTCGATTATGGGAGATGGATAGACAGTTATGCCATCTCAAGAGGATTGAAGAGCGATATAAGGGTCTCGAATGCACTATTATACATGTACTCTAAGTGCGGAAGCGTAAGAGATGCTGAGGAACTCTTTTCTTCCATGAATGAGAGGACTATTGTTTCTTGGACTGCCATGATATCGGGTTATGCACTGAATGGACAATCTGGAAAAGCATTGGATTATTTTAATGTGATGTTGAAGTCAGGTTTAGAACCAAACCATATTACATTTCTTGCTGTTCTTCAGGCCTGTGTTCATGCAGGTCTGATGGAGAAAGGATGGGAATTATTTCATATGATGACTGAGCTATACAAGTTAAGTCCTGGTCTGGACCACCATGCTTGCATGGCTGATCTCCTTGGACGTCAGGGAAAACTGAAAGAAGCATTGGAGTATATTCAACGTATGCCTATTAAACCAGATGCCGGCATTTGGGCTGCTTTGCTTAGTGCTTGCAAGATTCACCGAAATGCAGATATTGGAGAGTATGCAGCTCATCATCTTTTTGAACTGGAACCCCAGGCTGCTGCTCCATATGTTGAAATGGCCAACATATATGCATCAACAGGAAGGTGGGATGGTGTTGCTTCCATTAGaacaaaaatgaaatgcaatcaagtcaGGAAATATCCCGGGGAAAGCACTATTCAAGTGGATGGCAAGAGCTATACTTTCAGAGTGAATGACAAATTTCATCCCAAAGGCTGCCTAATATATGAAGTACTAAGTAGTTTGGGATTGTATTCCAAGAAACAGATAGATACGTTTAGGTCTGAGGAATTCTTTTGA
- the LOC113778830 gene encoding LOW QUALITY PROTEIN: RNA-binding protein 39-like (The sequence of the model RefSeq protein was modified relative to this genomic sequence to represent the inferred CDS: deleted 1 base in 1 codon) encodes MDFDEYDYYLEKTVEETNGPPSKTKETKDSAEKERDKEKGYRRKERGDEDEGDIDEDERDRKNSSSKRSRGDDENGRDRDRERERDRDREKERSSLHRSRDRESERSSRDRDRDKEKREKERDRDRERDRERRDRDKEKERERDRDRDKEKEKDRERRDREKEKERDREMERSKEMERSRRSRSRSRLDRERERELIRERERELEMRESRRFKEKKEAVEPEADPERDQRTVFAYQMPLKATERDVYEFFSKAGKVRDVRLIMDRNSRRSKGVGYIEFFDSMSVPMAIALSGHLLHGQPVMVKPSEAEKNLVPSNASSNSSVVGPYGATDRKLYVGNLHFNMTEFQLKQIFEAFGPVELVQLPTDPETGHCKGFGFVQFAQLEHAKAAQVLNGKLEIAGRTIKVSSVTDHVGVQDSGQKTADFDDDDGGGLALNAQSRAMLMAKLDRSGIASSVAGSLGVPALNGATPAQQSITMPMVAPTAMSAPVLPAQVLMPPEPIGNPSECLLLKNMFDPATETDPEFDLDIRDDVREECSKYGPVKHILVDKNSSGYVYLRFENVEAAARAQQAMHKRWFARRLISAIFLQPYEYDAKFKGAA; translated from the exons ATGGACTTCGACGAGTACGATTAT TATTTGGAGAAAACCGTGGAAGAAACCAACGGTCCTCCGTCCAAAACGAAGGAGACTAAGGACTCCGCCGAGAAAGAGAGAGACAAGGAGAAAGGATATCGGAGAAAAGAGCGTGGCGACGAGGACGAAGGTGATATTGACGAGGACGAAAGAGATCGGAAAAATTCCTCCAGCAAAAGGTCCCGGGGAGATGACGAAAACGGCCGAGATAGAGACCGCGAGAGGGAACGAGATAGGGATAGGGAGAAGGAGAGGAGCTCGCTCCACCGGAGTCGAGATAGGGAGAGTGAGAGGAGTTCGAGGGACAGGGATAGAGACAAGGAGAagagggagaaagagagagatagGGATAGGGAAAGAGATAGGGAGAGGAGAGACAGAGACAAGGagaaggagagggagagggataGGGACAGGGAcaaggagaaggagaaggacAGGGAGAGGAGGGATAGGGAAAAGGAGAAGGAAAGAGATAGGGAAATGGAGAGGTCGAAGGAAATGGAGAGGTCAAGGAGGAGCCGAAGCAGGTCCAGGCTCGATCGTGAAAGGGAGAGAGAGTTGATCAGGGAACGAGAGCGCGAGCTCGAGATGAGGGAAAGCAG GAgatttaaagaaaagaaagaagcgGTGGAACCTGAGGCTGACCCAGAAAGGGATCAGAGAACAGTATTTGCTTACCAG ATGCCCTTGAAGGCAACTGAGAGGGATGTTTACGAGTTTTTCTCAAAAGCAGGAAAG GTGAGGGATGTACGTCTTATCATGGATCGAAATTCGAGGAGATCAAAAGGAGTTGG GTACATTGAGTTCTTTGATTCCATGTCTGTGCCGATGGCAATTGCTCTATCTGGGCATCTACTTCATGGACAGCCTGTTATGGTTAAACCATCAGAGGCAGAAAAGAACCTTGTTCCATCAAATGCTTCCAGTAATTCAAGCGTTGTGGGCCCGTATGGTGCAACAGATAGGAAACTCTATGTTGGAAATTTACATTTCAACATGACTGAATTTCAGCTTAAACAG ATTTTTGAAGCATTTGGGCCCGTTGAACTTGTACAGCTGCCTACTGATCCTGAGACTGGACACTGCAAAGGTTTTGGCTTTGTTCAA tttgcTCAACTAGAACATGCAAAGGCTGCGCAAGTTCTAAATGGGAAATTGGAGATTGCTGGTCGAACTATTAAG GTTTCATCTGTTACGGATCATGTTGGAGTGCAAGATTCAGGGCAGAAAACTGCCGattttgatgatgatgatggggGTGGATTG GCTTTGAATGCTCAATCAAGAGCAATGCTAATGGCAAAACTGGATCGCAGTGGGATTGCGTCAAG TGTTGCTGGTTCCCTTGGAGTACCTGCGCTTAATGGCGCAACTCCTGCACAACAATCCATAACCATGCCCATGGTTGCACCTACAGCAATGTCTGCTCCGGTACTTCCAGCACAAGTTTTAATGCCCCCAGAGCCCATTGGCAACCCAAGCGAGTGTTTACTTTTGAAGAATATGTTTGATCCTGCAACTGAG ACGGATCCAGAATTTGATTTGGACATCAGGGATGATGTGCGTGAAGAATGTTCAAAGTATGGCCCGGTGAAGCATATCCTTGTGGACAA GAATAGTTCTGGTTATGTTTATTTGCGCTTTGAGAATGTGGAGGCTGCAGCACGTGCTCAACAAGCCATGCACAAGCGATGGTTTGCTCGCCGATTGATTTCAGCAATCTTCTTG CAACCATATGAATATGATGCAAAATTTAAAGGGGCTGCTTGA
- the LOC113778151 gene encoding uncharacterized protein LOC113778151 isoform X3 has translation MHQRGPGSGRPSGTDGSDFSYRMAIIQLLAAVNVFLSTTKTEELDKIAVSSSVICFISLFIGELGRKRSRASFLKLYMLGSSIAVLISTANLSRSAYVVQVIKDFSSWGTSMLELSKVATGLLGFVVQLYTISTMTSLIRNMAPPKRTA, from the exons ATGCATCAGAGAGGACCTGGGAGCGGAAGGCCTTCTGGAACTGATGGTTCTGATTTTTCCTATCGCATG GCTATTATTCAATTGTTAGCAGCAGTGAATGTATTTTTATCCACAACTAAGACGGAGGAGCTTGACAAAATTGCAGTTTCTTCATCTGTTATATGTTTCATTTCTCTCTTCATAGGAGAATTAG GTAGGAAGCGAAGCCGGGCAAGTTTTCTGAAGTTATACATGTTAGGATCATCAATAGCTGTACTGATATCAACTGCTAATCTCTCAAGGAGTGCTTATGTGGTACAA GTTATCAAGGATTTTAGTAGCTGGGGTACGTCAATGCTTGAACTTTCAAAGGTTGCAACTGGCCTGCTAG GATTCGTGGTACAATTATATACAATCAGTACGATGACATCTCTTATCCGCAATATGGCTCCTCCTAAGAGGACTGCTTGA
- the LOC113778151 gene encoding protein jagunal homolog 1 isoform X1 encodes MHQRGPGSGRPSGTDGSDFSYRMVVDSRYKKVAEYKSRLSVLIFTQAIIQLLAAVNVFLSTTKTEELDKIAVSSSVICFISLFIGELGRKRSRASFLKLYMLGSSIAVLISTANLSRSAYVVQVIKDFSSWGTSMLELSKVATGLLGFVVQLYTISTMTSLIRNMAPPKRTA; translated from the exons ATGCATCAGAGAGGACCTGGGAGCGGAAGGCCTTCTGGAACTGATGGTTCTGATTTTTCCTATCGCATGGTAGTGGACTCGC GCTATAAAAAGGTCGCTGAATACAAGTCTCGCCTTTCTGTTCTCATCTTCACCCAG GCTATTATTCAATTGTTAGCAGCAGTGAATGTATTTTTATCCACAACTAAGACGGAGGAGCTTGACAAAATTGCAGTTTCTTCATCTGTTATATGTTTCATTTCTCTCTTCATAGGAGAATTAG GTAGGAAGCGAAGCCGGGCAAGTTTTCTGAAGTTATACATGTTAGGATCATCAATAGCTGTACTGATATCAACTGCTAATCTCTCAAGGAGTGCTTATGTGGTACAA GTTATCAAGGATTTTAGTAGCTGGGGTACGTCAATGCTTGAACTTTCAAAGGTTGCAACTGGCCTGCTAG GATTCGTGGTACAATTATATACAATCAGTACGATGACATCTCTTATCCGCAATATGGCTCCTCCTAAGAGGACTGCTTGA
- the LOC113778151 gene encoding protein jagunal homolog 1 isoform X2, which translates to MHQRGPGSGRPSGTDGSDFSYRMVVDSRYKKVAEYKSRLSVLIFTQAIIQLLAAVNVFLSTTKTEELDKIAVSSSVICFISLFIGELGRKRSRASFLKLYMLGSSIAVLISTANLSRSAYVVIKDFSSWGTSMLELSKVATGLLGFVVQLYTISTMTSLIRNMAPPKRTA; encoded by the exons ATGCATCAGAGAGGACCTGGGAGCGGAAGGCCTTCTGGAACTGATGGTTCTGATTTTTCCTATCGCATGGTAGTGGACTCGC GCTATAAAAAGGTCGCTGAATACAAGTCTCGCCTTTCTGTTCTCATCTTCACCCAG GCTATTATTCAATTGTTAGCAGCAGTGAATGTATTTTTATCCACAACTAAGACGGAGGAGCTTGACAAAATTGCAGTTTCTTCATCTGTTATATGTTTCATTTCTCTCTTCATAGGAGAATTAG GTAGGAAGCGAAGCCGGGCAAGTTTTCTGAAGTTATACATGTTAGGATCATCAATAGCTGTACTGATATCAACTGCTAATCTCTCAAGGAGTGCTTATGTG GTTATCAAGGATTTTAGTAGCTGGGGTACGTCAATGCTTGAACTTTCAAAGGTTGCAACTGGCCTGCTAG GATTCGTGGTACAATTATATACAATCAGTACGATGACATCTCTTATCCGCAATATGGCTCCTCCTAAGAGGACTGCTTGA